From Acropora muricata isolate sample 2 chromosome 14, ASM3666990v1, whole genome shotgun sequence, one genomic window encodes:
- the LOC136898954 gene encoding uncharacterized protein, translating into MDRNGKDDNPENTKSVRERKQTTKGKQYQIQLLEDERSSAQRAWRSQLNKVESCLADSEDCMVLQNERMFLETKMELLVAAHEKLDFALDEDFDAKRVAQEKFETWERENYDVLKRLNLKITELRQEHRSLRSSKSGSSRSSDRSSRKTKSTRFSSSSSMGRKVDVAAQVAKLKTELMFVDAEAKRTAALKEQEEQLRKFKLTKQLALAQAEMEAISRVEDDASTISDLKEDLLPEVIGKSDLLNDYIVTQASSVSNVSLPTVNTTVHSAAELQPIATEHVPKNEQQLNFQNKQILPSKIERDPVAVSRHPSTFNPFSPAYVPVSTAENVPLTRATRDAQPKQIVPDQGGGSSSSNCETLERLADLLSQKNSRELLPLPEPETFRGDLIHYPTWQKSFDTIIERRTDSASQRLYYLGKYTAGDAKEAISGLLTLDSAEAYSEARVILKDRFGNPFLVAEAYRKKVNEWPTIPPNDGISLRKFCDFIVHCQAAMKEIKYLKVFNDPDENQKMVRKLPRNVADRWCREIDRWLNNEKQEESGYPPFSTFCEFLKREARIACNPVTMSRIKEQERKEDPQRRRRPISYGRNKPVAAGSFATRSNELKEGSNERRDDRRPKPERCLLCKNNHNLDECDRFALMSQTEKREYVKSRGLCLGCLKFGHMKKDCRGRKTCKKCNGFHPSSLHIDHPVPSDQVAMQAVDQQAKPTEVTSNRVEVQDKKSLNVCSSHSLIVPVWLHHRDNPEKRILVYALLDDQSDACFVKNEILQMLALSGPDVQLRLSTILGEDVVTCQKISGLVVRGFKEPADVALPPAYSREEIPAKRSQIPRPESVLGWPHLKRVANQLMPYRHDIHVGLLLGVNCARAIKPREIITGTDDDPYAKKTTLGWGVIGIVDRKEYDEDSIECSCNRIVSKEIKDGSSMIVGHFVAKTQVKEIVCPSQIGKMFEFDFNESVKEERALSFQDRKFLAIVNSSIHHREDRHYEIPLPLKEDTLELPNNKELALSRLKRLRQRLKTDSKYRGHYQTFMEELIEKGHAEKVPAEELSLKNGRIWYILHHGVYHPQKQDKIRVVFDASAEFKGKSLNRYLLQGPDLTNNLTGVLCRFRKEPIAFMCDVEGMFHQVYVTPEYRNFLRFLWWENGDMEKEPMEFRMKVHLFGAVSSPGCANFALKRTANDFEFKFGTEAAEFVRHDFYVDDGLKSVSSASQAIALIQNTRNLCAEGGFNLHKFVSNDKEVVEATSKEQRAKEIREFDMTKDLLPMERALGVQWCVESDHLQFRVELKDRPLTRRGILASVSSIYDPLGLVAPFLLTGKRIVQELCKGKTEWDEPVPDIIRSQWEKWRSEIHRLAELKIRRCHKPKDFGELKSIELHNFSDASVVGYGQCSYLRMVNVHDEVHCSLVMAKSRVTPLKPITVPRLELAAAVVSTNISTFLRKELKYDLSEVFWTDSKVVLGYVSNEARRFHTFVANRVQLIRDRTSPDQWNHVETKSNPADDASRGLTAQELISNTRWWNGPDFLWKPLVSKPVLDLPVSPDDPEVRKTSVLASKSAERPVLLERIEYFSDWHRAKKAIALCLVFMQKLKRCKQTDKKSPKEAVARNSPHQDHRITEPENTMQGGILVSVMDLQKA; encoded by the coding sequence ATGGACCGTAATGGTAAAGACGACAACCCCGAAAACACGAAATCTGTAAGAGAACGAAAACAGACCACGAAAGGAAAACAATACCAAATTCAATTATTGGAGGATGAAAGGTCGTCCGCACAGAGAGCGTGGAGGTCACAGCTAAATAAAGTAGAAAGCTGCCTCGCCGATTCAGAAGACTGTATGGTCTTACAGAATGAGAGAATGTTTTTAGAAACCAAAATGGAACTTCTAGTCGCAGCCCATGAGAAGCTAGACTTCGCACTGGATGAAGATTTCGATGCGAAACGTGTTGCGCAAGAGAAATTCGAGACATGGGAACGTGAGAACTATGATGTGCTTAAAAGATTAAATCTCAAAATAACAGAACTGAGACAGGAGCATCGAAGTTTAAGATCTTCCAAGTCTGGATCCAGCCGCTCCAGTGACAGATCCTCCCGTAAAACAAAATCGACGAGATTTTCTAGTTCGTCATCTATGGGAAGAAAAGTTGATGTGGCCGCGCAAGTCGCAAAATTAAAAACAGAACTGATGTTTGTTGACGCCGAAGCCAAAAGAACAGCGGCATTGAAGGAGCAAGAAGAACAATTACGCAAGTTTAAGCTCACAAAGCAGTTAGCGCTCGCTCAAGCTGAAATGGAAGCGATTAGTCGAGTAGAAGACGACGCGTCCACAATTTCCgatttgaaagaagatttgCTGCCTGAGGTAATTGGGAAAAGTGACCTTCTCAACGATTACATTGTCACGCAAGCGTCATCAGTGTCCAACGTAAGTCTTCCTACAGTGAACACAACTGTCCACTCTGCGGCTGAATTGCAACCTATAGCCACAGAACACGTACCCAAGAATGAGCAACAGCTTAACtttcaaaataaacaaatattacCGAGCAAGATAGAAAGAGATCCCGTCGCTGTGTCACGTCATCCATCAACATTTAACCCATTTTCGCCGGCATACGTCCCCGTTTCAACGGCTGAGAATGTGCCATTGACTCGTGCGACCCGTGATGCCCAGCCCAAGCAAATCGTTCCAGATCAAGGTGGTGGTTCTTCTAGCTCGAACTGTGAAACCCTCGAACGGTTAGCAGATCTATTGTCTCAGAAGAATTCACGGGAATTACTCCCGCTCCCTGAGCCAGAAACCTTTAGAGGAGATCTAATCCATTATCCGACCTGGCAGAAGTCGTTTGATACCATAATTGAAAGAAGAACCGACAGCGCCTCACAGCGATTGTACTACTTGGGAAAATACACCGCTGGAGACGCTAAGGAAGCAATCAGTGGACTCCTCACATTGGACAGCGCCGAAGCATACTCTGAAGCTAGAGTTATTTTGAAAGACAGGTTTGGAAATCCGTTTCTGGTGGCCGAGGCGTACAGAAAGAAGGTAAATGAATGGCCAACGATTCCACCCAACGATGGTATAAGCCTAAGAAAATTTTGCGACTTCATAGTCCACTGTCAAGCGGCCATGAAAGAAATCAAATACCTCAAGGTGTTTAATGATCCAGACGAGAATCAGAAAATGGTCCGTAAACTTCCCCGAAATGTTGCCGATCGTTGGTGCCGTGAAATAGACCGTTGGCTTAATAACGAGAAACAAGAGGAATCAGGTTATCCGCCATTCTCAACATTCTGCGAGTTCCTAAAGAGGGAGGCCAGAATCGCGTGCAATCCAGTGACAATGTCAAGAATTAAAGaacaagaaaggaaagaagACCCGCAAAGGAGAAGAAGGCCTATCAGCTATGGCAGGAACAAACCGGTAGCCGCTGGCAGTTTTGCAACCAGGTCCAACGAATTAAAAGAGGGTTCCAATGAGAGGAGAGATGATAGAAGGCCTAAGCCCGAACGCTGCTTACTGTGCAAGAACAATCATAACTTGGACGAATGTGACAGATTTGCCCTGATGTCCCAAACCGAAAAGAGAGAGTATGTGAAGTCAAGAGGCCTCTGTTTAGGCTGTCTTAAGTTTGGACACATGAAGAAAGATTGTCGAGGTCGAAAGACTTGCAAGAAATGCAATGGATTTCATCCCAGCTCCCTTCACATCGACCACCCAGTACCATCAGATCAAGTTGCTATGCAAGCCGTTGATCAACAAGCAAAACCAACAGAAGTAACTTCAAATCGAGTTGAGGTCCAGGACAAGAAGAGCTTAAACGTCTGCAGCTCTCACTCCTTAATTGTTCCGGTCTGGTTGCACCACAGAGATAACCCTGAGAAACGAATTCTTGTTTACGCCCTTTTGGATGACCAGTCGGATGCCTGCTTCGTTAAGAACGAGATCCTTCAAATGTTGGCTTTGAGTGGACCAGACGTCCAGCTAAGGTTATCAACAATACTGGGAGAGGATGTAGTAACCTGCCAGAAAATAAGTGGTCTCGTTGTACGTGGTTTCAAGGAACCAGCTGACGTAGCCCTTCCTCCAGCCTACTCAAGAGAAGAAATCCCGGCCAAACGCAGCCAAATTCCACGGCCAGAATCAGTGCTTGGGTGGCCTCACTTGAAACGAGTGGCAAATCAGTTAATGCCCTATCGACATGACATCCACGTGGGGCTCCTCTTAGGAGTGAACTGTGCTCGAGCAATCAAGCCCAGAGAAATAATTACCGGCACTGACGATGATCCGTACGCAAAGAAAACAACTCTTGGTTGGGGAGTTATTGGAATCGTAGACCGAAAAGAGTATGATGAAGATAGCATTGAGTGTTCCTGTAATCGGATAGTGTCAAAGGAGATCAAAGACGGTTCAAGCATGATAGTGGGTCACTTTGTAGCGAAAActcaagttaaagaaattgtCTGTCCTTCGCAAATTGGCAAGATGTTCGAGTTTGACTTTAACGAATCAGTGAAGGAAGAAAGGGCCCTCTCCTTTCAGGACAGGAAGTTTCTGGCCATTGTCAACTCAAGCATCCATCACAGAGAAGACAGACATTACGAAATCCCGCTGCCACTGAAAGAGGACACACTAGAGCTGCCAAACAACAAAGAACTCGCCTTAAGCCGACTAAAAAGGCTTAGACAGAGGCTAAAGACTGACAGCAAGTACCGAGGTCACTATCAGACATTCATGGAAGAGCTTATCGAGAAAGGGCATGCCGAAAAGGTACCTGCAGAAGAACTCTCTCTCAAAAACGGTCGTATTTGGTACATACTGCACCACGGGGTCTATCACCCACAGAAACAAGACAAGATCCGAGTGGTTTTTGACGCAAGCGCAGAGTTTAAAGGCAAGTCCCTAAACAGATATTTGCTTCAAGGACCTGACCTTACCAACAACCTCACCGGGGTCCTCTGCCGTTTTCGAAAGGAGCCAATCGCCTTTATGTGCGACGTAGAAGGGATGTTTCATCAAGTGTACGTCACTCCTGAATATCGAAATTTCCTCAGATTCCTTTGGTGGGAAAATGGCGATATGGAGAAAGAACCGATGGAATTTCGAATGAAAGTGCACTTGTTTGGAGCCGTGTCGTCACCTGGCTGTGCTAATTTCGCTCTGAAAAGGACGGCAAACGATTTTGAGTTCAAGTTTGGTACCGAAGCAGCCGAATTCGTCAGACATGATTTCTACGTAGATGATGGCCTCAAGTCGGTTTCTTCAGCTTCCCAAGCCATAGCCCTAATACAGAATACAAGAAATCTGTGTGCTGAAGGAGGATTTAATCTCCACAAGTTCGTTTCCAACGACAAGGAAGTAGTAGAAGCCACATCCAAGGAACAACGTGCAAAAGAAATCAGGGAATTTGACATGACGAAAGATCTTCTCCCTATGGAAAGAGCCTTAGGGGTCCAATGGTGCGTGGAATCAGATCATCTCCAGTTTCGCGTAGAATTGAAGGATAGACCTTTAACCAGAAGAGGTATCTTGGCATCGGTCAGTTCAATTTACGATCCTCTTGGTTTAGTGGCACCCTTCTTGTTAACAGGAAAACGCATTGTGCAAGAATTGTGTAAGGGCAAGACGGAATGGGATGAACCAGTACCTGATATCATCCGGTCTCAATGGGAAAAATGGAGAAGCGAAATTCATAGATTGGCAGAGTTAAAGATACGCCGATGCCACAAACCTAAAGACTTTGGCGAGCTAAAGTCCATTGAGCTCCACAATTTCTCTGATGCAAGTGTTGTTGGATATGGCCAGTGTTCCTACCTAAGAATGGTCAACGTACATGATGAAGTTCACTGCTCCTTAGTTATGGCCAAGTCGAGGGTCACACCCTTGAAGCCTATCACTGTCCCAAGGCTAGAGCTCGCTGCTGCAGTGGTATCAACGAATATCAGCACCTTTCTCCGAAAGGAATTGAAGTATGACCTCTCTGAAGTCTTTTGGACCGACAGCAAAGTGGTCCTTGGGTATGTGTCAAACGAAGCTAGACGTTTCCACACATTTGTTGCCAATCGCGTTCAACTGATTCGTGACCGTACTTCCCCAGATCAGTGGAACCACGTCGAGACGAAAAGCAACCCAGCTGACGATGCTTCCAGAGGGCTCACGGCACAAGAATTGATCAGCAATACAAGATGGTGGAATGGGCCAGACTTCTTATGGAAGCCACTCGTAAGCAAGCCTGTGTTAGATCTTCCAGTTTCCCCCGATGACCCTGAAGTAAGGAAGACATCAGTCTTGGCATCTAAATCCGCAGAGCGCCCAGTCCTATTGGAACGCATAGAATACTTCTCAGACTGGCACCGCGCAAAGAAGGCTATTGCACTGTGCCTTGTTTTCATGCAAAAGTTGAAACGCTGCAAGCAGACTGATAAGAAGAGTCCCAAAGAGGCTGTTGCCAGAAACTCACCGCATCAAGACCACAGAATTACAGAGCCAGAGAACACGATGCAAGGAGGGATATTGGTGAGCGTTATGGATCTACAGAAGGCCTAA
- the LOC136897685 gene encoding uncharacterized protein, with the protein MIKAVQSEEFSNEIERLQTLQRKDKAKGRTAKQVTKGSSPIHRLDPVLDDNGILRVGGRIQQADVPYDVKHPIILPKKSHVTDLVIRYYHQQSAHQGRARTHAEIRASGFWIISGSSMVGHHVIKCVTCRKLRGAPQQQKMSDLPADRTEQAPPFTYSAVDYFGPWYIKEGRKEMKRYGVLFTCMYSRAVHLETAASLSTDSFLNAYRRFVGRRGPVRQLRSDQGTNFVGAKNELEATLLEMNHSTIQRELLKQNCDWIDWKMNVPQASHMGGAWERQIRTVRSVLSALLQKHGRQLDDESLRTLMVETEAIVNSRPLSTDDLADPSSVGALTPNHLLTMKSSVVLAPPGNFQAADVYSRKRWRRVQHLADEFWHRWKGSFLQSLQSRQKWAVPKRNLEVGDVVILKDEDIPRNCWKLARVTEVHPDQDGYVRKVTVVVADRSLDANGRRKQSMTSQLSRPIHKVVLLMSSSEKKDREIAAKEP; encoded by the coding sequence ATGATCAAGGCAGTTCAGAGCGAAGAATTCTCGAATGAAATCGAACGGCTACAGACGCTCCAACgcaaagacaaagcaaaaggCAGGACAGCTAAACAAGTAACAAAAGGATCTAGCCCCATCCATCGCCTGGACCCAGTGCTCGACGACAATGGCATTCTGCGGGTTGGCGGTCGAATTCAGCAAGCTGACGTGCCTTACGATGTAAAGCATCCAATAATACTGCCGAAGAAGTCTCATGTGACAGATCTGGTAATTCGATACTATCATCAGCAGTCTGCCCATCAAGGCCGAGCTAGAACACATGCAGAAATTCGCGCGTCGGGCTTCTGGATAATAAGCGGCAGCTCCATGGTCGGTCACCATGTAATTAAATGCGTCACCTGTAGGAAGTTAAGAGGAGCGCCCCAACAGCAGAAGATGTCTGACCTCCCAGCCGATCGAACTGAGCAGGCACCGCCGTTTACCTATAGTGCCGTGGATTATTTTGGACCGTGGTACATAAAGGAAGGACGAAAGGAGATGAAGCGCTATGGAGTGCTATTTACTTGTATGTATTCACGAGCCGTCCATCTGGAAACTGCTGCCTCGTTATCTACGGACTCATTTCTGAATGCGTATCGTCGCTTTGTTGGTCGCCGTGGACCAGTCCGTCAGCTGAGATCAGATCAGGGCACCAACTTTGTCGGGGCAAAAAACGAACTCGAAGCAACCCTGTTGGAGATGAACCACAGCACAATTCAAAGAGAACTACTGAAGCAAAATTGCGACTGGATAGACTGGAAAATGAATGTGCCTCAGGCCAGCCACATGGGAGGGGCTTGGGAAAGGCAAATTCGCACAGTACGAAGCGTTCTCTCAGCACTGTTGCAGAAGCATGGTCGACAGCTGGACGATGAGTCTCTGAGGACGCTGATGGTAGAAACAGAGGCCATTGTAAACAGCCGCCCGCTTAGCACTGATGACCTTGCCGATCCCAGCTCAGTAGGTGCGTTGACACCCAACCACCTTCTCACGATGAAGTCTTCTGTAGTCTTGGCGCCTCCTGGCAACTTCCAAGCAGCCGACGTCTACTCAAGAAAGCGGTGGCGTCGGGTACAGCACCTTGCTGATGAATTTTGGCACCGATGGAAAGGGAGTTTTCTGCAGTCACTTCAAAGCCGACAAAAATGGGCTGTCCCCAAGAGGAATCTTGAAGTAGGAGACGTGGTGATCCTTAAGGATGAGGACATACCGCGAAATTGCTGGAAGCTTGCCCGTGTCACCGAGGTTCATCCAGATCAAGATGGGTATGTGAGGAAGGTGACCGTGGTGGTAGCCGACCGGTCGTTAGATGCAAATGGTAGACGTAAGCAGTCCATGACTTCCCAACTGAGTAGACCCATCCACAAGGTGGTTCTGTTGATGTCAAGTAGTGAAAAGAAAGACCGGGAGATTGCCGCCAAGGAGCCATGA